In one window of Aceticella autotrophica DNA:
- a CDS encoding ABC transporter permease produces the protein MKKDKLFLQNEKLKTYDYTIPSNSRKISTRGILRCLDWVPIFLAMGIVWRRRWWRFLVGGINRSVIFLAIFAWNLKGGNTAIKGYLGYLIPGLVVMAAVSASYSDLVNWFTLRRTFYRVLDEYLLSPISNSSLLLGHVLGGAVKGFLIALIVYLSSNLFMNGLHLNPLIFLQLFIICLTFASLAVAVAMVAGGDKDVLMFTNLIVFPMTFFCGTFFPVDRLPGFLKIGSWFLPLTAATYNLRSLALNGLNNFSWFIQSLAWLFILYLSAFILLRLRRED, from the coding sequence GTGAAGAAGGATAAGTTATTCCTTCAAAATGAAAAACTTAAAACGTATGATTATACAATTCCTTCTAATTCCCGAAAGATTTCTACACGAGGAATATTACGGTGCTTAGACTGGGTGCCAATTTTCTTGGCTATGGGAATTGTTTGGAGAAGAAGGTGGTGGCGTTTTCTTGTCGGTGGAATTAATAGATCTGTAATTTTTTTAGCGATTTTTGCATGGAACCTTAAAGGAGGAAACACAGCTATAAAAGGTTATTTAGGTTATCTCATTCCGGGTCTTGTGGTTATGGCGGCTGTTTCAGCCAGCTATTCGGATTTGGTGAATTGGTTTACTTTAAGAAGAACCTTCTATAGGGTATTAGATGAGTATCTTCTATCACCGATATCAAATTCTTCATTGCTTTTAGGACATGTGTTAGGAGGGGCGGTTAAAGGGTTTTTAATCGCATTGATTGTCTACTTATCGTCTAATTTATTTATGAATGGCTTACATTTAAATCCTTTGATTTTCCTCCAACTATTTATAATATGTTTAACTTTTGCTTCTCTTGCAGTTGCGGTGGCAATGGTTGCAGGTGGGGATAAGGATGTGTTGATGTTTACAAATTTGATTGTTTTTCCGATGACCTTTTTCTGCGGCACCTTTTTTCCTGTTGACAGATTACCTGGGTTTTTAAAGATAGGCAGTTGGTTTTTGCCTCTCACTGCCGCCACATATAACCTGCGTTCGCTTGCTTTAAACGGATTAAATAATTTTAGTTGGTTTATACAAAGTTTAGCATGGTTATTTATTCTGTATTTATCAGCTTTTATTTTATTGAGATTAAGGAGGGAGGATTAA
- a CDS encoding stalk domain-containing protein, whose translation MKKKICFLMIFVLLMTLFPVFGLADTAKSQETQVYLNGIKINTGDVSPFIENGRTMVPVRLFSENLGADVKWDDAVQTVTIKGQDVSVKLTIGKNEAVVNGKNKILDVAPVVLSGRTIVPLRFIVEAFGADVKWDDAAFKAVVTWNIKIKDSTGKDVIIPASGLTRVVVLNCNIAEAMKILQIPDNFIVGVSNTVQKNPYLGLNNKPCVGAWTNPDIEKIAELKPQAVLTYGQYPAEDIRKKIESLGIKVIGIDFYYLNTYNQDLTRTALLFNQGKKAVEFLNYKDGILSNITKNLTDIDANKKTRVVCLWTSYFQKGTYKTFPPNSSYDQVIKFAGGNNIAADLKPSTSTQEVSAEWLIAKNPEVIIFVYSSDILGYTTKDNSAVMKLANDIKKDPVLSKTDAVKNNRIYFTNISNLFRFSEAVYFAKWMYPDRFKDVNPDQVLKEYFEKWLGIPMKGIWAYPIS comes from the coding sequence ATGAAAAAAAAGATTTGCTTTTTAATGATTTTTGTTCTATTGATGACATTGTTTCCTGTTTTTGGACTTGCAGATACAGCCAAGTCACAGGAAACACAGGTTTATCTAAACGGGATAAAGATAAATACAGGAGATGTTTCACCATTTATAGAAAATGGGCGAACAATGGTGCCTGTAAGGCTTTTTTCCGAGAATCTCGGTGCAGATGTAAAATGGGATGATGCTGTACAAACTGTGACAATAAAAGGTCAAGATGTCAGTGTGAAATTAACCATTGGCAAAAATGAAGCTGTTGTAAACGGCAAAAACAAAATCCTTGATGTTGCACCTGTGGTTTTATCGGGCAGGACAATCGTTCCATTGAGATTTATAGTGGAAGCCTTTGGTGCTGATGTAAAGTGGGATGATGCGGCATTTAAGGCGGTAGTGACTTGGAATATAAAAATAAAGGATTCTACAGGAAAAGATGTAATTATTCCTGCATCTGGTTTAACTAGAGTAGTTGTGTTAAATTGCAATATAGCTGAAGCAATGAAGATATTACAAATACCTGATAATTTTATAGTTGGTGTAAGCAATACAGTTCAAAAAAATCCATATTTAGGTCTTAACAATAAGCCATGTGTTGGAGCTTGGACAAACCCGGATATAGAAAAAATAGCAGAGCTGAAGCCTCAGGCAGTCCTCACATATGGTCAATACCCTGCAGAAGATATAAGGAAAAAGATTGAATCGTTAGGAATTAAGGTTATTGGTATCGATTTTTATTATCTGAATACGTATAACCAGGATTTAACAAGAACTGCTTTGTTATTTAATCAAGGGAAGAAAGCTGTGGAGTTTTTAAATTATAAAGATGGAATATTGTCAAATATAACAAAAAATTTAACAGATATCGATGCAAACAAAAAAACAAGAGTAGTATGTCTCTGGACATCTTATTTTCAAAAAGGAACATATAAAACCTTTCCGCCGAATTCTTCTTATGATCAGGTAATTAAATTTGCGGGTGGAAATAATATAGCTGCTGATTTAAAACCATCAACAAGTACACAGGAGGTAAGTGCGGAATGGTTAATAGCAAAAAATCCGGAGGTTATTATATTTGTGTATAGCAGTGATATATTAGGTTATACAACAAAAGATAATTCAGCGGTTATGAAATTAGCAAATGATATTAAAAAAGACCCTGTTCTAAGTAAAACAGATGCGGTTAAGAACAATCGCATATATTTTACAAATATTTCAAATTTATTCAGGTTTAGTGAAGCAGTTTATTTTGCCAAATGGATGTATCCTGATCGTTTTAAGGATGTAAATCCCGATCAGGTTTTAAAAGAGTATTTTGAAAAATGGCTTGGGATACCTATGAAAGGCATATGGGCTTATCCTATTTCTTAA
- a CDS encoding ABC transporter ATP-binding protein, protein MKISVQDVCFSYNSRQILKNVALEVTEGHVLSIVGPNGAGKSTLLKCMVRLLKPQQGIIYLNGVDIASKDSKELAKAMGYIPQDSREVFSFTVMETVLMGRKPHLKWGVTEEDLNIVSKVMKFMDIEELAERSLDQLSGGQKQKVFVARALAQQPEIFLFDEPTSNLDIRHQLEVFETIRKLAQTEGRIVIVVVHDLNLASRFSEKLVMLKDGYIYAVGKPEEIITRDNIKDVYGVSASIIETEFGPYVLPLKPLKDTVDCLK, encoded by the coding sequence ATGAAAATATCAGTTCAAGATGTATGTTTTTCCTATAACAGCCGACAAATACTAAAAAACGTTGCTCTTGAAGTAACCGAAGGGCATGTTTTAAGCATTGTTGGTCCCAATGGTGCAGGCAAATCAACACTTTTAAAATGCATGGTTCGATTGTTAAAGCCTCAACAAGGTATTATTTATTTAAATGGGGTTGACATTGCATCAAAAGATTCAAAAGAGCTTGCTAAAGCAATGGGGTATATACCTCAGGATAGCAGAGAGGTTTTTTCCTTTACCGTGATGGAAACAGTTTTAATGGGTAGAAAGCCTCATTTAAAATGGGGTGTAACAGAAGAAGACTTAAATATTGTCTCAAAAGTAATGAAATTTATGGATATAGAAGAATTGGCAGAGAGGTCTCTTGACCAATTAAGCGGGGGACAGAAGCAGAAGGTTTTTGTAGCCCGTGCGCTTGCGCAACAGCCTGAGATATTTCTCTTTGATGAGCCTACAAGCAACCTTGATATAAGACATCAGCTGGAGGTTTTTGAAACCATAAGAAAACTTGCACAGACAGAAGGACGTATAGTTATTGTGGTTGTACATGACTTAAATCTTGCATCAAGATTTTCAGAAAAATTAGTTATGCTTAAAGATGGATATATCTATGCGGTGGGCAAACCCGAAGAAATAATTACAAGGGATAATATAAAAGACGTTTATGGTGTTTCAGCTTCGATAATAGAAACAGAATTCGGACCTTACGTATTGCCACTAAAACCTCTTAAAGATACTGTAGATTGTCTTAAATAA
- a CDS encoding ABC transporter ATP-binding protein yields MYNFMKIKGGIFEKEKIIRDNSQHAIEICSVFKCFGNVKAVNGLTFNVEYGEIFGLLGTNGAGKTTTIRMLTTLTKPTEGKLYVAGYSVDKNPVDVKRHIGVVPQQNNLERELTGKENLVLHALLHKMPKNVREQRIEELLSYVGLDDWADKRVQNYSGGMARRLLIARALVHNPPILFLDEPTIGLDPQTRRKIWDLIQLMNRAGVTVMLTTHYIEEAERLCHRVGIVDHGELVALGSPEELKTSLGNYCVEFLNKEGTERHFFPTRQEAYSYSEAYDCDTAIRRTNLEDVFVEVTGREEG; encoded by the coding sequence ATGTATAATTTTATGAAAATCAAAGGGGGAATTTTTGAAAAAGAGAAGATTATCCGTGATAATTCTCAACATGCTATTGAAATATGCAGTGTTTTTAAGTGTTTTGGTAATGTTAAAGCTGTAAATGGACTTACTTTTAATGTTGAATATGGAGAAATTTTCGGATTATTGGGTACAAATGGAGCAGGTAAAACAACTACCATTCGTATGCTTACAACATTAACCAAACCTACTGAAGGTAAATTATATGTAGCAGGTTACTCAGTAGATAAAAATCCCGTGGATGTAAAAAGGCATATTGGAGTTGTGCCACAGCAAAATAATTTAGAGAGAGAACTTACAGGGAAAGAAAATTTAGTTTTACATGCACTTTTGCATAAAATGCCAAAAAATGTACGGGAACAGCGGATTGAAGAGCTCTTATCTTATGTGGGTTTAGATGACTGGGCTGATAAAAGGGTGCAAAATTACTCAGGAGGAATGGCGCGCCGCCTACTAATCGCACGTGCATTAGTGCATAATCCGCCAATCTTGTTTTTGGACGAGCCGACTATTGGTCTTGATCCTCAAACTCGCAGGAAAATCTGGGATTTGATTCAGTTAATGAATCGTGCTGGGGTAACTGTTATGTTGACTACACATTATATTGAGGAAGCGGAACGGTTATGCCATCGTGTAGGAATTGTGGATCATGGAGAACTGGTTGCCCTCGGGTCTCCGGAAGAACTTAAAACATCATTGGGCAATTATTGTGTGGAATTTTTGAATAAAGAAGGTACAGAACGGCATTTCTTTCCTACAAGACAGGAAGCCTATTCATATTCTGAGGCATATGATTGTGATACTGCAATACGCCGTACGAATTTGGAAGATGTTTTTGTGGAGGTGACCGGACGTGAAGAAGGATAA
- a CDS encoding GatB/YqeY domain-containing protein has protein sequence MTLKDRIYKDMISAMKAKDAFKKNILSMVRASILQVEKDKGSILDDEGVINVISKEIKQRKEVLHDYEKGKRQDLIDKTKREIEIMLDYMPQQLTEEEIDKIVKSVINEIGVSNKNEFGRVMSKIMPLVKGRADGNTVKKIILQHLH, from the coding sequence ATGACCCTAAAAGACCGTATATATAAAGATATGATTAGTGCAATGAAGGCAAAGGATGCTTTTAAAAAGAATATATTAAGTATGGTAAGAGCTTCTATTTTACAGGTAGAAAAAGATAAAGGCAGTATTTTAGATGATGAAGGGGTCATTAATGTAATTTCAAAAGAAATAAAACAGCGAAAAGAAGTTTTGCATGATTATGAGAAGGGTAAAAGGCAGGATCTAATTGATAAAACAAAACGAGAAATCGAGATAATGCTTGATTATATGCCACAACAATTGACAGAAGAGGAAATTGACAAAATAGTTAAAAGTGTTATCAATGAAATTGGTGTTTCTAACAAAAATGAATTTGGACGTGTAATGTCGAAAATAATGCCCCTTGTAAAAGGCAGAGCTGATGGCAATACCGTTAAAAAAATTATTTTACAGCACTTACATTAA
- a CDS encoding FecCD family ABC transporter permease — protein MNLTKNSDFIERYTDAEKLKGIYAKHTGKKISIVFIILLLLALAVLYSVAVGAASISISDVIKVLTNKIFHLKYTYSNSLAETIVMQLRLPRILLAVLTGIGLAGAGAVMQGILHNPLVSPYTLGMSGAASLGAAIGIVLGKSILGNYFGVAGTYLIAFNAFVFGFLTIFIIIGLARMKGSSPETLVLAGVALGYIFSAGVSALKYFSNNDALKDLVVWLMGGMWGASWKAVGLLTPVVLICMVILLGYAWDMNALSAGEDVATNLGVNVKKLQFVCLTIATLAASATVAFTGVIGFIGLVAPHISRLFVGSDNRFLIPCSCLMGALILLFADTVGRIIIAPVELPVGIITGLVGGPYFLYMLLRKKKFY, from the coding sequence ATGAATTTGACGAAGAATAGCGATTTTATAGAAAGATATACAGATGCAGAAAAGCTTAAAGGAATATATGCAAAGCATACAGGAAAAAAGATTTCTATTGTATTTATAATACTGCTGCTATTGGCATTGGCAGTATTATATTCTGTTGCTGTTGGAGCAGCTTCAATAAGCATAAGTGATGTTATAAAGGTTCTCACAAACAAAATATTTCATTTAAAATACACTTACAGTAATAGCTTAGCTGAAACAATAGTTATGCAGCTAAGGCTACCACGCATATTATTAGCTGTTCTCACAGGAATAGGGCTTGCGGGAGCTGGTGCAGTTATGCAGGGTATACTTCATAACCCCCTTGTGAGCCCCTATACATTGGGAATGTCAGGAGCGGCTTCTCTGGGAGCAGCAATCGGGATTGTACTGGGAAAGAGCATCTTAGGAAACTATTTTGGAGTTGCCGGAACCTATTTAATTGCCTTTAATGCTTTTGTTTTTGGCTTTTTGACAATATTTATAATAATTGGGCTTGCTCGTATGAAAGGCAGCTCTCCGGAAACTCTTGTATTGGCGGGTGTAGCTTTAGGTTATATCTTTTCGGCTGGTGTATCAGCATTAAAGTATTTTTCAAACAATGATGCATTGAAAGACCTTGTTGTATGGTTGATGGGCGGCATGTGGGGCGCGTCATGGAAGGCCGTGGGTTTACTTACACCTGTTGTATTGATATGTATGGTTATTTTATTAGGTTATGCATGGGATATGAATGCCCTCTCTGCCGGAGAGGATGTAGCAACAAACCTTGGTGTAAATGTAAAAAAACTTCAGTTTGTATGCCTTACCATAGCTACTTTAGCTGCTTCGGCGACGGTAGCATTTACGGGGGTTATCGGGTTTATCGGTCTGGTAGCACCTCATATATCCCGTCTATTTGTTGGAAGCGATAACAGATTTTTAATTCCATGTTCATGCCTAATGGGAGCTCTAATTCTCCTTTTTGCGGACACAGTTGGAAGAATAATCATAGCTCCGGTAGAATTACCCGTTGGCATAATAACAGGTTTGGTGGGAGGTCCTTATTTCCTTTATATGCTTTTAAGAAAAAAGAAATTTTATTAA
- a CDS encoding ABC transporter substrate-binding protein, translating into MICILILLSTAGCGKEKTQVSQPEKKTIEITDSMGRHLTVPYNPQRIVSVNSDVSEVICALGSQDKIVGVADTSKFPPLLKEKSKVGAAFTPNVERILELKPDIVFGYGKFLKPEIAQKIESAGIPVVYLDCYKIKTMGKDIKTLGSILNKEKQAKEYVDFFDKYLKEVSDKVKNIPEDKKVKVYIEGYTDYSTNASGSAAAEMLEYAGGKNIAASENKPYPTVSSEWVIAQNPQVIIKAASGSTVSGYGASDEGMKKLWEKIVSRTGWQQIQAVKDGRVYIISSEIYTGPRAPVGIFYFAKWMYPELFKDINPENINKEFLHRFYGLDAKGAWVYPSQH; encoded by the coding sequence TTGATTTGTATATTAATTTTATTATCAACCGCTGGTTGCGGAAAAGAGAAAACACAAGTTTCTCAGCCAGAGAAAAAAACGATTGAAATTACTGATTCAATGGGACGGCATTTGACCGTGCCGTACAATCCTCAGCGTATTGTATCTGTAAATAGTGATGTTTCAGAAGTTATATGTGCCTTGGGTTCTCAAGACAAAATAGTGGGTGTTGCAGATACAAGTAAATTTCCTCCTCTTCTTAAAGAGAAATCTAAGGTTGGAGCTGCATTTACACCAAATGTTGAAAGAATATTAGAACTTAAACCCGATATTGTTTTTGGCTATGGGAAATTTTTAAAACCAGAAATTGCTCAGAAAATAGAATCTGCAGGGATTCCTGTGGTTTATCTTGATTGTTATAAGATTAAAACGATGGGTAAAGATATAAAAACTCTTGGGTCCATTTTGAATAAAGAAAAGCAAGCAAAAGAATATGTAGATTTTTTTGATAAATATTTAAAAGAGGTGTCTGATAAAGTAAAGAATATACCGGAGGATAAAAAGGTAAAGGTTTATATTGAAGGATATACTGACTATAGTACAAATGCATCAGGTTCTGCTGCCGCAGAAATGTTAGAATATGCTGGAGGGAAAAATATTGCTGCATCAGAAAATAAGCCATATCCAACAGTAAGTTCAGAATGGGTGATAGCGCAAAATCCACAGGTAATAATCAAAGCAGCCAGTGGTTCAACTGTTTCAGGATATGGCGCTTCAGATGAGGGAATGAAAAAATTATGGGAGAAGATAGTATCTCGAACCGGTTGGCAACAGATTCAAGCGGTTAAAGATGGACGTGTTTATATTATCTCAAGTGAAATTTATACTGGCCCACGGGCTCCGGTAGGTATTTTCTATTTTGCAAAGTGGATGTATCCAGAACTTTTTAAAGATATAAATCCTGAAAATATAAATAAAGAATTTTTACACCGCTTTTACGGGCTTGATGCAAAAGGGGCATGGGTTTATCCAAGCCAGCATTAA
- a CDS encoding ABC transporter permease: protein MFFSKNQHVSEELALPSWYPIIWEEFVYWKSKFWLYLTTYMLSPMIFLLSFGFGVGQRLKMMMPGGVSYLEFLIPGVVALALFNNGVTSVIIRMFYCRLFYYSFEAYQLAPLSTFSIWFGYVLVGMLRGLISGLIVLGMIFIFIPVLSFNWGFILSMFLVSFCFGAMGVLIGLYLRSFDDHALVSEFIIVPMTFLSGTLIPVERLPFVLQPIVWLFPLTPATQLLRFSFADKGFSLEMASIVLGWTLLFFFLGWFKLTKLND from the coding sequence TTGTTTTTTAGTAAGAATCAGCATGTTTCAGAAGAATTAGCACTGCCATCATGGTATCCGATAATATGGGAGGAATTTGTCTACTGGAAAAGCAAATTTTGGCTTTATCTTACAACCTATATGTTGTCCCCTATGATATTTCTTTTATCATTTGGATTTGGAGTGGGACAGCGATTAAAAATGATGATGCCGGGAGGGGTGAGTTATCTTGAATTTCTTATACCGGGCGTAGTTGCACTTGCACTTTTTAATAATGGTGTAACATCTGTAATTATCAGGATGTTTTATTGCAGGCTTTTTTATTATAGCTTTGAGGCTTATCAATTGGCACCGTTAAGCACATTTTCAATTTGGTTTGGATATGTTTTAGTAGGGATGCTTAGGGGCTTGATCTCAGGATTAATAGTGCTGGGAATGATATTCATTTTTATTCCGGTTTTGTCTTTTAATTGGGGATTTATTCTAAGCATGTTCTTAGTTTCATTTTGTTTTGGCGCTATGGGTGTTCTTATTGGATTGTATCTTCGTTCTTTTGATGACCATGCGTTAGTTAGTGAATTTATTATAGTACCGATGACATTTCTTAGTGGGACATTAATACCTGTTGAGCGTTTGCCATTCGTACTTCAGCCGATAGTCTGGCTTTTTCCACTTACTCCGGCAACACAGCTATTGCGTTTTAGTTTTGCCGATAAGGGTTTTTCATTAGAAATGGCATCAATTGTCTTGGGATGGACTTTATTATTTTTCTTCTTAGGGTGGTTTAAATTAACCAAATTAAATGATTAA
- the rpsU gene encoding 30S ribosomal protein S21 produces MSEIKVGENESLDNALRRFKRQCSRSGVLSEVRKREHYESPSVKRKKKSEAARKRKYKFGK; encoded by the coding sequence GTGTCAGAAATAAAGGTTGGAGAAAATGAGTCCCTTGATAATGCCTTAAGAAGGTTTAAACGTCAGTGCTCAAGGTCTGGTGTTCTTTCAGAAGTAAGGAAAAGAGAACATTATGAGAGTCCCAGCGTAAAACGCAAAAAGAAATCAGAAGCCGCCAGAAAGAGAAAGTATAAATTTGGCAAGTAA
- a CDS encoding ABC transporter substrate-binding protein: MKKKICFLMIFVLLMSLLSACSHTNTDQIKKSASSTNTPNETQSTQIVTDDLGRKIEIPKNPQRIICFRSDDVGTLFAIGAGDKVVGRPAYEAFPKEAEKIPDVGVPGGPVPQPNMEKVLSLKPDLILMTTSITLQAGQWSGPSKDLVDKLENLHLKVVVLDTPKTVENNLEKIKRVGRIVGKEKEAVALTSNFEKQIKEITSKANESNYKPNVATAFLNKFYVLDKDYAKFIEMTGGNYQFSDLKSGSYVATEETINKNPDIIIVFYSSSKGTDQEACDTAIQYIRNLPGIQSTNAYKNNKIYGIKWAMVVSPGPRIVETVKEFAKYIHPEKF; this comes from the coding sequence ATGAAAAAGAAGATTTGCTTTTTAATGATTTTTGTTCTATTGATGTCTTTGTTATCTGCTTGCAGTCACACTAATACAGATCAAATAAAAAAATCAGCGAGTTCAACAAATACACCTAACGAAACACAGTCTACGCAAATTGTTACTGATGATTTGGGAAGAAAAATAGAAATACCCAAAAATCCTCAACGGATTATTTGTTTTCGTTCAGATGATGTTGGTACATTATTTGCAATAGGTGCTGGAGATAAGGTTGTTGGGAGACCGGCTTATGAAGCATTCCCGAAAGAAGCCGAAAAAATTCCTGATGTTGGTGTACCAGGAGGACCCGTCCCTCAACCGAATATGGAAAAAGTTTTATCTTTGAAACCCGATTTGATTCTTATGACAACGTCAATAACATTACAAGCAGGGCAATGGAGCGGACCAAGTAAGGATTTAGTAGATAAACTTGAAAATTTACATCTGAAAGTAGTTGTTTTAGATACACCAAAGACAGTTGAGAATAATCTTGAGAAGATTAAAAGAGTTGGTCGAATAGTTGGTAAAGAAAAAGAAGCAGTTGCCTTAACCAGCAATTTTGAAAAACAGATAAAAGAAATAACAAGTAAGGCAAATGAATCAAATTACAAACCCAATGTAGCAACCGCATTTTTAAACAAATTCTATGTATTGGATAAAGATTATGCAAAGTTTATTGAAATGACAGGCGGTAACTACCAGTTTTCTGATTTAAAATCAGGGAGTTATGTGGCTACGGAAGAAACTATAAATAAAAATCCGGACATAATTATAGTTTTCTATTCTTCCAGTAAAGGAACAGATCAGGAGGCATGCGATACTGCAATACAATATATAAGGAATTTACCAGGTATTCAATCTACAAATGCCTATAAAAACAATAAAATATACGGTATTAAGTGGGCAATGGTTGTAAGTCCCGGTCCCAGAATAGTTGAAACAGTAAAAGAATTTGCAAAATACATTCATCCGGAAAAATTTTAA